A single Paraburkholderia sp. FT54 DNA region contains:
- the hutU gene encoding urocanate hydratase: MNNPKHIDPRLDPTRTIRAPRGAEKTCKTWIAEAAYRMIQNNLDPEVAEHPHALVVYGGIGRAARNWDCFDQILKSLKDLEENETLLIQSGKPVGVFRTHADAPRVLLANSNLVPHWATWEHFHELDRKGLMMYGQMTAGSWIYIGSQGIVQGTYETFFSVANQHFNGDPSGRWILTGGLGGMGGAQPLAATMAGFSMIAVECDETRIDFRLKTRYVDKKAATLDEALAMLEEAKKAGKPVSIGLLGNAADVFAECVTRGITPDCVTDQTSAHDPIHGYLPQGWNVEDWRERQKTVPDSIVLPAKQSMAKQVQAMLTLQERGAATLDYGNNIRQMALEMGVENAFDFPGFVPAYIRPLFCEGKGPFRWVALSGDPEDIYKTDAKVKELIPDDPHLHNWLDMARERIAFQGLPARICWVGVKDRYRLGQAFNEMVRNGELKAPIVIGRDHLDTGSVASPNRETESMKDGSDAVSDWPLLNALLNTAGGASWVSLHHGGGVGMGFSQHSGVVIVADGTDAAKERLGRVLFNDPATGVMRHADAGYELAQETAREAGLNLPMLGR, translated from the coding sequence ATGAACAACCCGAAGCACATCGACCCGCGTCTCGATCCCACCCGCACGATCCGCGCACCGCGCGGCGCGGAAAAGACCTGCAAGACCTGGATCGCGGAAGCCGCGTATCGCATGATCCAGAACAATCTGGATCCGGAAGTCGCCGAGCATCCGCATGCGCTGGTCGTGTACGGCGGTATCGGCCGGGCCGCGCGCAACTGGGATTGCTTCGATCAGATTCTCAAGTCGCTGAAGGATCTCGAAGAAAACGAAACGCTGTTGATTCAATCGGGCAAGCCGGTCGGCGTGTTCCGCACGCATGCCGATGCGCCGCGCGTGCTGCTGGCGAATTCGAATCTGGTGCCGCATTGGGCGACGTGGGAACATTTCCACGAACTCGATCGCAAGGGCCTGATGATGTACGGCCAGATGACGGCGGGCAGCTGGATCTACATCGGCAGCCAGGGCATCGTGCAGGGCACCTACGAGACGTTTTTCTCGGTGGCGAACCAGCATTTCAACGGCGATCCGTCGGGCCGCTGGATTCTGACGGGCGGCTTGGGCGGCATGGGCGGCGCGCAACCGCTGGCGGCGACCATGGCTGGCTTCTCGATGATCGCCGTGGAATGCGACGAGACGCGTATCGACTTCCGTCTGAAGACGCGCTACGTCGACAAGAAAGCGGCGACGCTCGACGAAGCCCTCGCCATGCTCGAAGAAGCGAAGAAGGCAGGCAAGCCGGTGTCGATCGGCCTGCTCGGCAACGCAGCGGATGTGTTCGCTGAATGCGTGACGCGCGGCATCACGCCGGATTGCGTGACCGACCAGACCAGCGCGCACGATCCGATTCACGGCTACCTGCCGCAAGGCTGGAATGTCGAAGACTGGCGCGAGCGTCAGAAAACCGTGCCGGACAGCATCGTGCTGCCGGCCAAGCAGTCGATGGCCAAGCAGGTGCAGGCCATGCTGACGCTGCAGGAACGCGGCGCGGCCACGCTCGACTACGGCAACAACATCCGTCAGATGGCACTGGAAATGGGCGTTGAAAACGCGTTCGATTTCCCGGGCTTCGTGCCGGCGTATATCCGGCCGCTCTTCTGCGAAGGCAAGGGCCCGTTCCGCTGGGTTGCGCTGTCGGGCGATCCGGAAGACATCTACAAAACCGATGCGAAGGTCAAGGAACTGATCCCGGACGATCCGCATCTGCACAACTGGCTCGACATGGCGCGCGAACGTATCGCATTCCAGGGCCTGCCGGCGCGGATCTGCTGGGTCGGCGTGAAGGACCGCTATCGTCTGGGCCAGGCGTTCAACGAAATGGTCAGGAACGGCGAGTTGAAGGCGCCGATCGTGATCGGCCGCGATCACCTCGACACCGGTTCGGTGGCGAGCCCGAATCGCGAAACCGAATCGATGAAGGACGGCTCGGACGCGGTCAGCGACTGGCCGCTGCTCAACGCGTTGTTGAATACGGCAGGTGGTGCATCGTGGGTATCGCTGCATCACGGCGGCGGTGTCGGCATGGGCTTTAGCCAGCACTCGGGCGTGGTGATCGTCGCGGACGGCACGGATGCGGCGAAAGAGCGCCTCGGCCGCGTACTGTTCAACGATCCGGCGACCGGCGTGATGCGTCACGCGGATGCGGGCTATGAACTCGCGCAGGAAACGGCGCGCGAGGCAGGTCTGAATCTGCCGATGCTGGGCCGTTGA
- a CDS encoding HutD family protein, protein MALQNTPHSTPVGSGATLTLIRGAELVAAPWKNGGGVTREVAAFPEGAGLDAFVWRVSVADVAQAGPFSRFAGIDRTLVLLSGAGMLLDEADGDNGAHGVKTHALTQALDMAHFTGEARIDARLVDGATRDFNLMVRRDAAQGEVEVWRAATQRSLAADVVLLYCAEGSVSVTAGDAQPLPLVIGDTLRVDTPNALPCVVEGEGALLAISIHYAQR, encoded by the coding sequence GTGGCGCTTCAAAACACGCCTCACAGCACGCCAGTCGGCAGCGGGGCAACCCTCACGCTGATTCGCGGCGCCGAGCTCGTGGCGGCGCCGTGGAAGAACGGCGGCGGCGTCACGCGCGAAGTGGCGGCGTTTCCCGAAGGCGCGGGGCTCGATGCCTTCGTGTGGCGGGTGAGCGTGGCCGATGTCGCGCAAGCTGGACCGTTCTCGCGCTTTGCTGGCATCGATCGCACACTCGTGTTGTTGTCCGGCGCGGGTATGTTGCTCGATGAAGCGGACGGCGATAATGGCGCGCATGGCGTGAAGACACATGCTTTGACGCAAGCGCTCGACATGGCCCATTTCACCGGCGAGGCGCGGATCGACGCACGTCTGGTCGACGGCGCGACGCGCGACTTCAACCTGATGGTGCGTCGTGACGCCGCGCAGGGTGAAGTGGAGGTGTGGCGTGCGGCAACGCAACGCTCGCTTGCCGCCGACGTGGTCCTCCTGTATTGCGCGGAAGGTTCTGTGTCGGTCACAGCGGGCGACGCGCAACCGCTGCCGCTCGTGATCGGCGACACGCTGCGCGTCGACACACCGAATGCACTGCCATGCGTAGTCGAAGGCGAGGGCGCCTTGCTCGCCATCAGCATCCACTACGCGCAACGATGA
- the hutI gene encoding imidazolonepropionase gives MKQTVWHHLKLCPQGDPQHTLPDAAIAVENGTIVWLGAASSLPADYAAWPREDLHGAWVTPGLVDCHTHLVYGGQRADEFAQRLAGVSYEEIARQGGGIVSTVRATRAADEASLFQQSAARLEPLLAEGVTTVEIKSGYGLDLASERKMLRVARQLGERYPVTVYTTFLGAHALPPEFAGRADAYIDEVCNTMLPALADEGLVDAVDVFCERIGFSLEQSERVFEAAGRYRLPVKMHAEQLSNGGGTALAARHHALSADHLEFLDEAGVAAMKEAGTVAVLLPGAYYFIRETQLPPLALLRRYQVPIAISTDSNPGTSPATSLLLMMNMATTLFRMTVPEVLQGVTSHAARALGKADRHGSLEAGRAADFAVWSVDSLAELAYWIGRPLCARVVRAGETVYTRRELS, from the coding sequence ATGAAGCAAACCGTCTGGCATCACCTGAAACTTTGCCCCCAGGGCGATCCCCAACACACGCTGCCCGATGCCGCGATCGCCGTTGAAAACGGCACGATCGTGTGGCTCGGCGCGGCGTCCTCATTACCCGCCGACTACGCCGCATGGCCGCGCGAAGATCTGCACGGCGCGTGGGTGACGCCGGGTCTCGTCGATTGCCATACGCATCTCGTATACGGCGGGCAGCGCGCGGACGAATTCGCGCAGCGCCTCGCGGGCGTGAGCTACGAAGAAATCGCGCGGCAGGGCGGCGGTATCGTCTCCACTGTGCGCGCCACGCGCGCCGCGGACGAAGCCTCGCTATTCCAGCAGTCCGCTGCACGGCTCGAGCCCTTGCTCGCCGAAGGCGTGACCACGGTCGAGATCAAATCTGGCTACGGCCTCGACCTCGCCAGCGAGCGCAAGATGCTGCGCGTCGCGCGTCAACTGGGCGAACGTTATCCTGTGACCGTCTACACGACGTTTCTCGGCGCGCACGCGTTGCCGCCCGAGTTCGCCGGCCGCGCCGACGCGTACATCGACGAAGTCTGCAACACGATGCTGCCCGCGCTCGCCGATGAAGGCCTCGTCGACGCGGTCGACGTGTTCTGCGAACGCATCGGCTTTTCGCTGGAACAAAGCGAGCGCGTCTTCGAGGCGGCCGGGCGCTACAGGCTGCCGGTGAAAATGCACGCCGAACAACTTTCGAACGGCGGCGGTACGGCACTCGCCGCGCGCCATCATGCGCTGTCCGCCGACCACCTCGAATTTCTCGACGAAGCCGGCGTCGCCGCGATGAAGGAAGCCGGCACGGTGGCCGTGCTGTTGCCGGGCGCGTACTACTTCATCCGCGAGACGCAGTTGCCTCCTTTGGCATTGCTGCGGCGCTATCAGGTGCCGATCGCGATTTCGACCGACAGCAACCCCGGCACGTCGCCCGCCACCTCGCTGCTGCTGATGATGAACATGGCCACCACGCTGTTCCGCATGACCGTGCCCGAAGTGCTGCAAGGCGTGACCTCACATGCGGCGCGCGCGCTCGGCAAGGCGGATCGGCACGGCTCGCTGGAAGCGGGACGCGCGGCCGATTTCGCGGTGTGGTCGGTCGATTCGCTGGCGGAGTTGGCCTACTGGATTGGACGTCCGTTGTGCGCGCGAGTCGTGCGCGCGGGCGAGACCGTTTATACGCGGCGTGAACTGAGCTAG